The genomic region TTTGGTATTGCTGTATTTTAAATTGGAATTTCATGATTTTTTCTCCTGCGCAATTGATTTTACATGATTTTCAAGCTGTTTGACATCGGTTGATGCAAGCATTTTGCGGTGAGCATCAAATTTTTCATATTCATTCTCCGCCAGTTGTTTTGCAATCTCTGCAGATACTGTTCCATAGTTGTCCAATACTTCCCGGCCGGTAAATCGCAAAAATGAGTCCAGTTTTTCTTCCCAATCCGCCATGTGCATTGGGATATGACGTTTCGCCTGATCTTCCGCATAGTCAAGATACATGGTTACAATACGATTGAGTTCTGAAATTTCATCCTTGGTAAGATAGTTTTTGGCAATAGAGACGTCACTTTTGCGAACTACAGCCCCTTTGAATGAGGTCAAACCCATATTCGGCTTGCTTGCGTCCGCGCGTGAGGCAATTAATTCCGCAGCCGTATGGCCGTGAACGCTGTAGTGCATCTTATTTTGCACGTTGGCAAAAAAGCGTATGGCTGCCTCGCTTTTGGGATCATAATCCACTGAGGTTGCGTAAATCTCTTTGACCTTTTCATAGAAACGCTTTTCAGACGCGCGGATGTCCCTTATGCGCTCAAGCAGCTCGTCAAAATAGTCGGTTCCAAAAGGCTGCGGGTTTTTCAGCCGCTCGTCGTTCATCGCAAAGCCTTTCTTGCTGTATTCCGTCAAGATGCCCGACGCCCAGTTGCGGAAATGGATGCCGACATGCGAACGGACACGATAACCAATAGCAAGGATCATTTGTAAATTATAATGCTTTACAAGCCTTTCTATTTGTCTGCCGCCTTCATTTTGAACTTGTAAGAATTCCTTACAAGTTGATTCTTCCATCAATTCACCATCTGAATAAATATTTTTAATGTGCATGGTAATGTTTTGCGGTGACGTTTGATAGAGCCTTGCAAGATTTTTTTGTGAAAGCCAGATATCGCCATTTTCAAAATAGACGTCAATTTTCGTATCGCCTTTCTCATTCTGATAAATTAGAATTTTACCAAGTTCTTGTTCTCTCATCTTATAACACCTTCCTTACCGTTGACGGGCTGTAGGTTTCAAAAATCTGCTCAAAATTGGTGGCGACGCTGTCGCTGGCCATGCCGCTGTCGCGGAAAACAGCATAATAGGGCTGTCTTTTGGCAATTTCCTTGACCACCTCGTCGGTGACGTCATTATCAAAGCAGGCCATCAGGTAGCCTTCTGCCACATTAAACACCTTTTTGCCGCCGATAACAGTTTCTTCGATTTTGCTGGACAAAAGCACGCCCAAATCCAGCATAACCTGGAAGAGCAGGTCCTCCGGAGTACGGTCGGGCTTTATGTTGTCCGTAAGAGCTGAAAGCAAATCCTGCGTGTATTCGTCCGGCCTGTAGTAAACATCCTGCATGTTGCTGGAAGCCACCTTCAGGACGCGGAAGCCGATATCCAGTTTGCCTGCTGCCTCGGGATGCTTCTCCAGGATCTTTTTGCCTGCCCGGCGGATGCGTTCCTTGCCAATTTCGCAAATGTTATGGTAGCCAGCCTTGTGAGCTTCGGAGTTTTCGGGTGTTTTCTCGGGGAACTGCACCATGATGAATTTGCGGTTGCCGCCGTCTTCAGCGTTAAGCTGCATGACCGCATGGGCGGTGGTGGCAGAGCCGGAGAAGAAGTCGAGGATGATATCAGATTCTTTTGTATGGAGTAAAATAGCTTGTTTAATAAATTCTAAAGGTTTCGGATTCTCGAATACTAATCTGCCAAATGTGCTCTTTATCCATCTTGTATCAACTGAGTTATCAAAATACCAAAAATTATCTGGTACCGAAACATCATCGCTGTTAAGATAATCTTTCAACCCAGGAGGAGTTGTGTCATCTCCATACCAAATCAATCCCTCTGCCTGCAATCTAAGAAGTTCCTGTTGTGATTTACCCCATCCCCTTTTCGGTATTACACACGGTTTACCAGTATTAGGGTTAATTATAGTAAAATCTTTGTGTCCTCCTTCTCTAGATAAATCAGCATCTTTAAACACACCGTTTTCATCGACTTTATTCCACCTGCTTAAATGTGCATATTTAGGTCGTGTATACATTTCCTTAATTTCTTGTTCAATTTCTTGTAAAGAAAGTCCCTTTGCTTTTAATTGCTTAAACTTATTGTTTATATCCGCTGCAGCCTTTTTAGGAACTCGCCAAACGGTATTTCTTAACATTTCTCTATTTTTAGCGTAAATTAGCATGTACTCAGTAGTTACCCCAATAAGTTTTGATTGGTTTTTCATTGAATTGTTTTTATGAATGATTTGCGCAATAAAATTTGAAATACCAAATACCTCTAAACATATTTTCCTTAAGTTTTCCAACTCATTATCATCAATACTTATAAAAATAACCCCGTCATCACTCAACAAATCCTTTGCCAGCTTCAGCCTCGGATACATCATATTCAGCCAGTCCGTATGAAAACGCCCGTTGCTTTCTAAGTTTGGGACAAGGCGGTTACCGTCCTCGTCATATTGTCCACTGTTAGCCAGATATTCTTCAGTACTTTGTGCAAAGTCGTCCTCATAAATAAAATCCTTACCGGTATTGTACGGCGGGTCGATGTAAATCATCTTCACTTTCCCCAGGTAGGTTTCTTGCAAAAGCTTCAGCACGTCGAGGTTGTCGCCCTCTATGTACAGGTTTTCCGTCGTGTCAAAATCCACGCTCTCCTCCCGGCAGGGGCGCAGGGTTTTGGCGATGGGGGCGTTGGCCAGCAAAATGGACTTCTTCTTATCCGGCCAGGTGAACTGGTAGCGCTCCTCCGGGCCCTCCACTATTATATTTGACAGCTCCTGCCGCAGCACATCGAAATCAATGGCGTGCTCGATGATGGGCGTGCCATCTTCACGATAGCCTTTGATGACCTCAGTCAAGGTATTGGGAAAGAGTTCGGCAATCTTTTTGATATTTTCATCCACTTTGTTTACAGAGTGCATTTTCAGTCTGTCCATGCTCATTCACCTTTTTCCTCGGCTAATTTTTTCTTCAAACCCTGGAGGCGGGTAAACAGTTCAAAACGTTTTTTAGGCTGCTTTTCGCTGCGGGATAAGCGTTCCAGTTTGTCAATCTCTTTTTGCAGTTTCAGGATGGTATCCTGCTTCTTTAATTTTTCATCAACAGTAAGGCTATCGCAGGAGGGAATAATATTTTCCTGCAGGGCAATCTGCTCAATGAACCCTTCCCATATGCTGTCCAGATTTAGTCCCCTGGCTTCCAGCTTAAGGTCTGTAAGCGGTGTCCAGTCTGTTTTATAAAGCTTGCCGTAATAAAGCGCGAGCTGTCCCTGCTCCTGAAATTTTAGCAGGAAGAGCAGCTTATGGGCGTTTTGCCGGGCTATGTTTTCCACCAGCCGGTAGTCCAGCTCCTGCTTTTTCAATTCAATGGAGAGTACAAGAATTTCAGTAGTCTCTCCTTTCTTTTCGAGGTTTAAAGTATCCGGCGACAGCTTGTACTCTAAGACTATGCGTTTTATGTCGGATACGAATTTTTCTCTAAGTTCGCTGCTTAAGCTCAGGTGCTTATAAAATGCCTCCTTGGGCATGTTCCGCCCGACCAATGCTTTACCGGGAAAATTCAGCATCCTATCACCACCATGAAGCAGATCAGTTCAAAGTCGTCAAGACCGGAGATGTTTCCGGTCAGGAAGGTGGTTTCACCATTCCCAAAAAAGCTGTCTATATCCCTTTCTTCTTTAACGGTGATGATTGATGCCACTGCCTGCCGGAGCAGCTGGGATACGCGATCCATCTTCCTGCCGTCGTTGGTTTCCCGGTTGAAAATATGGCAGGCCTCCATATCGGGTTTTGTTTTGCCCCGGGAGAGATGGCGCATGATATCCAGGGTGGCTTTTGGCTCCAAATGGTTGCAGATGACCTCCCCGTCATCCCCAATGTATACCATGTAAAAAGGGTGAAGGCGGTTTTGGTTTTCGATGTTTATGGCTTTATTTACGTTCTTCAGGATAAAAATTACTCCGGGCTTTTCTCCCCGTATCACTGCGTGAATGCCATAGGGAGTCCGATCTAAATCCGGATGTTCCTTGACATAAGCCAGCAAGTCCATCCTGAAATCATTCAGCCCCAGGTCCATAATGGAAATGCCTGTGGTCATGTCCTCAAGGTCAACCACTTCATTCTGCAGTTTTTCCAGCTGTGCCCGGCGATAGGCCAGGTCGCCGTTTTCGTCCTGGTTGATGTAGTCATCGTCGCCTGTGGCGGTCATGACGGAAATCCGCATCCGCGCTTCCACCCGTTCTTTCAGGTTTATGTAGTCGTCCAGCGCCAAATCCGGCCAAAAGTTGACAAGCTGAATCACCTTGTTTTTGCTGCCAATGCGGTCAATACGGCCGAAACGCTGGATAATGCGCACCGGGTTCCAGTGGATGTCGTAGTTGATGCACCAGTCGCAGTCCTGCAGGTTCTGTCCTTCGGAGATGCAGTCGGTGGCAATCAGGATATCAATATTGTTGTGATTGTTCGGCATTACCAGGTCCTTCTCCTTGGAAATTGGAGAAAAACAGGTCAAAATTGTATTCATATCGGCAGGGAATTTGGGTATGGTGGTTCTTCCCTCAATTGATCCTGTAATCAGGGCGCAGTCCAGTCCGAATTTGTTCTTTACAAAAGGGCTGACATTTTCATACAGGTACTCCGCCGTATCGGCAAAGGCCGTAAAGATAATGATTTTTTTATTATCCGGATTAATGGGGTTTGTGACTTTCTTCTCGATAACCCGCAAAAGCTCATTCAGTTTATAGTCATACTCCGGAGTAATATCTTCAATCATCAAAATCAAAAGTTCCAAAACTTCCAGATCGGCAGACAAATCCCGCTGCCAGGAGAGATAATCCATATCGCGCAAATCGATTTTAAATTTCCTGCCCACGTTGATCATATCGATATTTTGATCATCAAGATCAAGTTCACCAAAATCATGAATATCCGGCACGATAACTTCCACACCGGACCTAAAGCTTTCGATGAGCTCTAGGGTGTTATGTATTTGTTCGTAAATGCGTTTTACAGTGAGCTTAAAAGAATGCACCGAGCTTTCCATTCTCTTAAGCAGGTTGATGCTCATTAAGCGGCGGATGCCTTCCTCACGCCCTTTCTGCGAAAGCTGCCTACTGTGTTCTGAATCCAAATCGATATATTTGCCAAGCCTGCTGGGGAGGATATAGTTGGTCGGCGTATAGATGGACAAATTAAGCTGCATGAGCTGTTCATAAATCTGCTCATAGTTGATGGCATTGTTCAGCGTGGTCAGTTTGGGGCGCAAGGAAAGCGGTTTGTTGCGCTCCGGGAAACTGCCGATTTCGGATATGTCATAGTAGCGCTGAATGTGTTTGCGTGAACGAGCAATGGTCACGCTGTCCAAAACTTCAAAGAAGTCAAAATCCAGCTGCTTGAGCAGAGAAGCCGTCGTACGGGATTCAGGCGGGAGCTTGCTCCAGGCGTTATATACCTTTTGAGCCTGCCGGAAAATAGTATCGATATCTGTTTTGGTGTTCAGCTTTTCATTGATTAACTCTGACTTTCCCTCGTATGCTAAGGCCAGTTGGTTGCGCAGGTCATAAAAACGGTTATTCACCGGGGTGGCGGAGAGCATTAAAACCTTTGTCTTTACGCCGGGGCGGATGACTTTATTGAGTAGTCTGAGATAGCGGTTTTCTTTTTCCCCGTACTCGCCTGTTACGGCGCCGCCGTTGCGGAAATTATGGGATTCATCGATAACGACTAGGTCATAGTTACCCCAGTTGATGCGGTCGAGGGGCAAGCCAATAACAGAATCCCCTCTGTCTCGGGACAAATCGGTATGGAAAAGAACATCGTAACGCAGGCGGTCTTTAGCCAGCGGGTTGTTGATTAAATTGCCACGGTAGGTCAACCAGTTGTCCTTTAGCTTTTTAGGGCAAAGAACAAGGACATTTTTGTTCCTGTTCTCATAGTACTTGATTACGGCAAGGGCCGTGAATGTTTTGCCTAAGCCCACACTGTCCGCCAGGATGCAGCCGTTGTATTGCTCCAGTTTATTAATGATTGCCAGGGCGGCGTCTTTCTGAAAGCTGTACAGTTTGTTCCAGATAACGCTGTTTTTGAAACCAGTTGCTTCATTGGGCAGCACATCTTCGGAAATATCCTCAAGGAATTCGCTGAAAATATTATATAAGGTCATAAAATAGATAAGCTCGGCGGGGTTTTCCTGGTAAACAGCCGATATGGATTCGATTACTTCTTCGGTTACATCCTGAAGGCAGCTTTCATCGTTCCAGATGCTGTCGAACAGGCGGATATATTCACTGCTGAAGGGAGCCTCAAATTTATTCACCATATTATAGATGTTGTTGCCGCGCTCGCAGCCAATATCAACGGTTGTAAACCCATTGATCGGCAGGTAAGTCAGCTGCTGGTCATTTGTCTGGATGTTAAGAAATCCGCTCATCCCGGAATTGGTGGAATTTGATTTGAAGGTTACCTTTTGGCGAATCCAATCTGCACATTCCCGGGCAATAGCTTTTTGAGTAAGTTCGTTCCTTAGCTTTATTTCAAATTCTGTCCCATAAAGGCTGCGTTCCCTATATAATCGTGGAATGTAAAATTCCCGCTTCTCTTTTGGCGATTTTTCGGCGACGAATGTGGGGGATGTAAAGATAAACCGCATGGAATCAATTTTTTGCAGCTGAGCTTTCAATTCCTTATATGCATATATTGAAAAACAGGCAGCCGCAATAGAAATCCGGCTTCCCGGCATGATAACCTGTGTTAAGTCGTCCTTGACAATTTTCGTTATATTATTGAATACTTCCACAAAAACACCCCCGCCTGAGATCATTCAAAAGTATTGTCTATATAACCGTACAGTTAATAATCTTCGTCATTTGTAATTTCCATAATATCTGAAATATCACATTTTAAAGCTTTGCAAATCTTCACAAGCACATCCGTTGTTACATTTTCATTTTTACCCAATTTAGCTATGGACGTTTGGCTGATTCCGGCTGCTGCACGCAAATCCTTTTTCTTCATATCTTTATCAATCAACAGCTTCCAAAGCTTTTTGCAACTGACGGCCATGCCGCAATGCCTCGCGCGTTTCTATTAGATTCCATTAATAATCTTAACACAGAAGTAAGCTGTTCTCAATAAAAAATCTGAAAAAGCAGAGAAATTCTCCGAAATGCAAACATCTAAAGCAGATTATTTGAGACAATATATGGAATCATTAAATTTTGCCTGCGCTCAGAAATTTTGATATAAGGTAAAAGTGAATTCGGCAAATACGTCGGAATAGACTGCTGAAGTTAATTTTATGTTGAATTATATGTTTTGAAGGAAATGTGAGTTTCAATTATACATCTCCCGAGAAAATGTGATTTCAAAGTTAATCTTGGTAGCTGGTAGGCGTAAAAAGGCTTACCGGCTTTTATTATGGATATTTGGGCTTCTTCAGGATTGTCAATAGTTTTTGATAATGAAGTTAATTTCTAAAGCCTGGCCGAGGCTTGTTTATAGAGGTATCGCCTTATGGTGCTGTGAGTGTATTTGGTTTATTTGGTGTTTTTAGAGGGCACCCAAGGGGCTAGTTGATAAGATATAGTCTTTTTTGGCATTGGGAATTTCACTTAACCACGGGGAAACCAGAGGCTCCCAGAGGGCTGGTTATGTAGGAATAGGACTGGCTGATGATAGGAGTTTGGGAGTTGTGTTATATTTTGGAGGGCTGTCTTCTTGCTAGTTAAAAAATTGCTGTGCTGCCGGAATTGAATATATCCTTATGTGCTCAGTTGACTTTTCATCATATTTTAAGGCCTGAGGGTTCAGACGGTATTGCCAGGTTAAAATGCCTTTTCTGATTTTATGCGGCAGGCATCAAAAATTCTGTATGGTTAGCCTCATTTTTAAGAGTTTCTTCCTTAATAAATACCTGGTAAAGAAAATACCAGTAATTTTACTGATTTAAGATGAGCGAAAGGGCAAAAAAGTTTGCCAAACGGTGGTTCCCGGCGAAAATAAAAATATTGATGAGCAAATGAGAAAAGAATTTAAGAAAAATTTTGTAATAATTTAGGGAGTGTCAAAGGGGAAGACTGTTGAATGGTCAAGTAGGCTTTTTTGCTCAAATATTTAAAAATATGCTTGAATACGGGGGTTTTAATTATGGGGATGCTTTTGGCAATGACGCGGCAGGTTTATATGGATCTCATGGATGCCAACGATAACTTATACGAAAGGCCCATAGGCTATACAGGCAGAAGGGGGCTTGAAAAACGGCGGGTTGACTTTCTGAAGAAGTATATCTGCTTTGTCATGACCGGAAGGATGGTGTCCGATACGACCAAGATTTATATTCGTTCTGCCGGATCATCAGTGGCCGAGGCCTTTAGACTGTATAACGAGGGCCTGCCGCCGGATTTGCCAGACTTTGTTTGAACTTGTTGAGAATTAACACTGCATAGTGCTATACTCATATAATATAGAATATTTTGGTAGGAGCATTAAGTATGAGTATAGCTGCGGATGATCGGAATACCATCATTGAAAATTATATGATTCTTCGCGCCGTGCTTGGCGAGACAGGTCTTTTTGCTCAATTAACCAAGGAATACCCTTATGTTGAACGGTTGTTTTCACTGGTACTGGATGAGAAATTGAACCTGCCCTTTCAACATATGACTAAGGAGCAGAAGATTGATGCCTGGCAAAACTGGAGCAATACCATTTTAGCCGAATGCTTAACCAGTGAAAGGATGCTGGAGATTTGGTCTGCCTGGGCCGATAAACATGAGCAGATAGGCTTTTCCCATGAACAGCGGCTGCGGCTGCAAAAGACAGGAAAAGCAAAGGATGATAAAGAGCTAAAAAAGCTGGACAGTGAAGAAAAGTATACTGTTATATATACGCTTGTTCACTTTGCGGAGCTGAGCGGGATAAATATAAACATCTTAAATGGTATCGAGCCTCTTAGTTTGGGTGTAACAGTCGATAAGAATTTTATTGACGGAGATTTAAAAACCATAGCTACAGTAAACCTGCGCAATGATTTTAGGGAACATACGAATGAGAGGATTAGGAAGAGCAAAGAAAATGAGCAGGAAGTGCAAATTGAAAAAAGAGGCAGGCTCCCTTACGGCGTAAAATATAAAATGATACTCGAAAATCCGCTGGGCATAGATTTTGCCAAATTGAAAAAGGCAATTTCTTCTGAATTGAAGGAACCTGTAAAAGGCATTGGCAAGATTATAGAGGAAGCATACAGTTTAAACGGGATTGTCAAAATAATTTGCATAAATCATGAAAACCTGTATGTGGACACATCGAGATATTACGTTCCGGATTCATGGAAACCGCTAATAATGACTTACAATGTGTTGACGGCCGATAACAGCTATATATGCAGAAAGGGTCTTAAGTATCTCAATATTAAGATTGACATGCCCAACAGCGTCGAATCGGTGATTAAGGATATTGAAAAACGGGATTTGGGCTACCTCCGGCCAGTGACCATGACAGTTAAAAAACCGGCCAAGAGCAAGCCATAGGCATTCGAGAGCAGCTTTTATAAAGATAGAGAAATTTTTTTTAAATTCTCAAAGAAAATCATTCAGCAGACAGGCGGTGAAAAACAATTCATCGTCTGTTTTTTCATGCCTGACATGGCGGAATCGGATTCAAGACGTCCCTATAAACCCACTCGAAATGAAAACAGACAATCCCTGATAGCATAGACTTACAAGCTTGAATAAACCTCTTTGCGGGCAGAG from Clostridiales bacterium harbors:
- a CDS encoding virulence RhuM family protein translates to MREQELGKILIYQNEKGDTKIDVYFENGDIWLSQKNLARLYQTSPQNITMHIKNIYSDGELMEESTCKEFLQVQNEGGRQIERLVKHYNLQMILAIGYRVRSHVGIHFRNWASGILTEYSKKGFAMNDERLKNPQPFGTDYFDELLERIRDIRASEKRFYEKVKEIYATSVDYDPKSEAAIRFFANVQNKMHYSVHGHTAAELIASRADASKPNMGLTSFKGAVVRKSDVSIAKNYLTKDEISELNRIVTMYLDYAEDQAKRHIPMHMADWEEKLDSFLRFTGREVLDNYGTVSAEIAKQLAENEYEKFDAHRKMLASTDVKQLENHVKSIAQEKKS
- a CDS encoding site-specific DNA-methyltransferase, which produces MDRLKMHSVNKVDENIKKIAELFPNTLTEVIKGYREDGTPIIEHAIDFDVLRQELSNIIVEGPEERYQFTWPDKKKSILLANAPIAKTLRPCREESVDFDTTENLYIEGDNLDVLKLLQETYLGKVKMIYIDPPYNTGKDFIYEDDFAQSTEEYLANSGQYDEDGNRLVPNLESNGRFHTDWLNMMYPRLKLAKDLLSDDGVIFISIDDNELENLRKICLEVFGISNFIAQIIHKNNSMKNQSKLIGVTTEYMLIYAKNREMLRNTVWRVPKKAAADINNKFKQLKAKGLSLQEIEQEIKEMYTRPKYAHLSRWNKVDENGVFKDADLSREGGHKDFTIINPNTGKPCVIPKRGWGKSQQELLRLQAEGLIWYGDDTTPPGLKDYLNSDDVSVPDNFWYFDNSVDTRWIKSTFGRLVFENPKPLEFIKQAILLHTKESDIILDFFSGSATTAHAVMQLNAEDGGNRKFIMVQFPEKTPENSEAHKAGYHNICEIGKERIRRAGKKILEKHPEAAGKLDIGFRVLKVASSNMQDVYYRPDEYTQDLLSALTDNIKPDRTPEDLLFQVMLDLGVLLSSKIEETVIGGKKVFNVAEGYLMACFDNDVTDEVVKEIAKRQPYYAVFRDSGMASDSVATNFEQIFETYSPSTVRKVL
- a CDS encoding DUF4391 domain-containing protein — its product is MLNFPGKALVGRNMPKEAFYKHLSLSSELREKFVSDIKRIVLEYKLSPDTLNLEKKGETTEILVLSIELKKQELDYRLVENIARQNAHKLLFLLKFQEQGQLALYYGKLYKTDWTPLTDLKLEARGLNLDSIWEGFIEQIALQENIIPSCDSLTVDEKLKKQDTILKLQKEIDKLERLSRSEKQPKKRFELFTRLQGLKKKLAEEKGE
- a CDS encoding helicase-related protein, with the protein product MEVFNNITKIVKDDLTQVIMPGSRISIAAACFSIYAYKELKAQLQKIDSMRFIFTSPTFVAEKSPKEKREFYIPRLYRERSLYGTEFEIKLRNELTQKAIARECADWIRQKVTFKSNSTNSGMSGFLNIQTNDQQLTYLPINGFTTVDIGCERGNNIYNMVNKFEAPFSSEYIRLFDSIWNDESCLQDVTEEVIESISAVYQENPAELIYFMTLYNIFSEFLEDISEDVLPNEATGFKNSVIWNKLYSFQKDAALAIINKLEQYNGCILADSVGLGKTFTALAVIKYYENRNKNVLVLCPKKLKDNWLTYRGNLINNPLAKDRLRYDVLFHTDLSRDRGDSVIGLPLDRINWGNYDLVVIDESHNFRNGGAVTGEYGEKENRYLRLLNKVIRPGVKTKVLMLSATPVNNRFYDLRNQLALAYEGKSELINEKLNTKTDIDTIFRQAQKVYNAWSKLPPESRTTASLLKQLDFDFFEVLDSVTIARSRKHIQRYYDISEIGSFPERNKPLSLRPKLTTLNNAINYEQIYEQLMQLNLSIYTPTNYILPSRLGKYIDLDSEHSRQLSQKGREEGIRRLMSINLLKRMESSVHSFKLTVKRIYEQIHNTLELIESFRSGVEVIVPDIHDFGELDLDDQNIDMINVGRKFKIDLRDMDYLSWQRDLSADLEVLELLILMIEDITPEYDYKLNELLRVIEKKVTNPINPDNKKIIIFTAFADTAEYLYENVSPFVKNKFGLDCALITGSIEGRTTIPKFPADMNTILTCFSPISKEKDLVMPNNHNNIDILIATDCISEGQNLQDCDWCINYDIHWNPVRIIQRFGRIDRIGSKNKVIQLVNFWPDLALDDYINLKERVEARMRISVMTATGDDDYINQDENGDLAYRRAQLEKLQNEVVDLEDMTTGISIMDLGLNDFRMDLLAYVKEHPDLDRTPYGIHAVIRGEKPGVIFILKNVNKAINIENQNRLHPFYMVYIGDDGEVICNHLEPKATLDIMRHLSRGKTKPDMEACHIFNRETNDGRKMDRVSQLLRQAVASIITVKEERDIDSFFGNGETTFLTGNISGLDDFELICFMVVIGC
- a CDS encoding helix-turn-helix transcriptional regulator, translating into MAVSCKKLWKLLIDKDMKKKDLRAAAGISQTSIAKLGKNENVTTDVLVKICKALKCDISDIMEITNDEDY